One Kazachstania africana CBS 2517 chromosome 5, complete genome DNA window includes the following coding sequences:
- the HMG2 gene encoding hydroxymethylglutaryl-CoA reductase (NADPH) HMG2 (similar to Saccharomyces cerevisiae HMG2 (YLR450W) and HMG1 (YML075C); ancestral locus Anc_4.343), giving the protein MRQLSDICQNAIKPAATVAKHSARHPIHVILTVLFLSSFAYLSIIQSYLIEWEMVFKNKINTYEFEKLHLMDGATHYYHSSSSSDAGKWNVILDSEIDKITFSEHYYLYTFTFLDEFGNASNDCLPEIPNVFHESPGSKYVLSKELNLPRIFSDEHNVNWHLSSTKDYFTELKHRILFVMRDIMSSNHLEQTDLSIIGGSYIILLYTFFLLFNDMREVGSNFWLGISTVTNSICALFLALYTMKYFIKTTVPILNLLEGLPYFVVIMGFRNKVTLSAYVLKRFGIINISKTFTSDNVIYEAFSNEGIRLLKDYLLGGLICAGCMICLPNFESLVSLSLLTVLILFYDFLLTITFYSAILCLKVDINTIHRTTLIRETLEEEGVVAPIELLNSSKGISTKSYFKSNTAISIAKVFAFLVLVVLNLYTINFNVVINSIKSIYSAKPQANFPEFILTKNYSRILSKNILISVMPPRYYQKQVLSNPAENVTIMFLRFIGTAIQDKFISKVIFIALIFSISTNVYLLNTAKVHTRYTVTQLYTNAKNKKEDVSKKMSKLTKIDSITTKARYESPTFSLPSSSDEDISDTSTLPFERTLEETEQMMKEGLLTTLHDNEIADLVITKKLPLYSLEKELHDTERAVVIRRKVISITAKAPILESEGLPYRNYDYDRVIGACCENVIGYVPLPVGVIGPLVIDNVSYHIPMATTEGCLVASAMRGCKAINAGGGTITVLTRDGMTRGPCVRFPSLIRAGACKLWLDSIEGSNLMKNAFNSTSRFAKLQHIQTTMAGDLLFIRFRTTTGDAMGMNMISKGVEYSLKQMVEEFGWSDMEIVSLSGNYCTDKKSAAINWINGRGKSVVAEATIPSNIVKRVLKCDVKPLVELNISKNLVGSAVAGSLGGFNAHASNIVTALFLAIGQDPAQNIESSNCITIMKETKEGHLNVSVSMPSIEVGTIGGGTILRPQSTMLDLLGVRGPHPIHPGENARQLAKIVASAVLAGELSLCAALASGHLVQSHMKHNRTKDNRMVDSPLSDVNRSKDDIASR; this is encoded by the coding sequence GATGgtttttaaaaataagataaatacatatgaatttgaaaaactacATTTAATGGACGGTGCGACGcattattatcattcaTCATCCTCGTCAGACGCTGGGAAGTGGAACGTTATTTTAGATTCTGAGATCGATAAAATCACCTTCTCAGAACATTActatttatatactttCACATTTTTAGATGAATTTGGAAATGCTTCCAACGACTGTTTGCCGGAAATTCCCAATGTCTTTCATGAAAGTCCTGGATCTAAATACGTTCTTTCTAAGGAATTAAATTTGCCTCGTATCTTTTCTGATGAACATAATGTTAACTGGCACTTATCCTCTACTAAAGATTATTTTACAGAATTAAAACATAGGATATTATTTGTAATGAGGGACATTATGTCTTCTAATCATTTAGAGCAGACAGATCTAAGTATTATTGGTGGCAGTTACATCATACTGCTTTATACCTTTTTCTTacttttcaatgatatGAGGGAAGTTGGTTCTAACTTCTGGTTAGGTATAAGTACGGTAACAAACTCAATATGTGCTCTCTTTCTGGCTCTGTACACCATGAAGTACTTTATCAAAACTACTGTACCCATTTTAAACTTACTAGAAGGCTTGCCGTATTTCGTAGTAATAATGGGGTTCAGAAATAAAGTAACATTGAGCGCGTATGTGTTAAAAAGGTTCGGTATCATTAACATTTCGAAAACTTTCACATCTGATAATGTTATTTACGAGGCATTCTCTAATGAGGGTATCCGTCTATTGAAAGACTACCTCTTGGGGGGCCTTATATGTGCTGGATGTATGATTTGTCTCCCCAATTTTGAGTCACTGGTTAGCCTCTCTTTATTGACGGTACTTATTCTCTTCTATGATTTTCTCTTAACTATAACGTTTTATTCAGCTATACTATGTTTGAAAGTAGACATCAATACTATTCATAGAACAACTCTCATAAGAGAAACTCTGGAAGAGGAAGGCGTGGTAGCCCCTATAGaacttttgaattcaaGTAAAGGAATCTCTACCAAGTCATATTTTAAGTCAAATACGGCAATCTCGATAGCGAAGGTGTTTGCCTTTTTGGTGCTAGTTGTCTTGAACTTATACACCATTAACTTCAATGTTGTCATCAATTCtatcaaatcaatttatAGTGCCAAGCCGCAAGCAAATTTCCCAGAATTTATTCTAACTAAAAATTACTCGAGGATTCTCTCCAAAAATATACTTATATCGGTTATGCCTCCTCGTTATTATCAAAAGCAAGTGTTAAGTAACCCTGCAGAGAACGTCACAATAATGTTTTTGCGTTTCATTGGTACTGCAATTCAAGACAAGTTTATTAGCAAAGTAATCTTTATTGCATTAATCTTTAGCATTTCAACCAATGTTTATTTGCTGAATACTGCCAAGGTTCACACCAGGTACACTGTAACACAACTTTACACAAATGccaaaaataagaaagaagacgtttcaaaaaaaatgtcaaaGCTAACAAAAATTGACTCCATTACTACAAAAGCCCGCTATGAGAGCCCGACATTTTCTTTGCCATCAAGTAGCGACGAAGATATAAGTGATACAAGTACACTGCCTTTCGAAAGGACTTTGGAAGAAACCGAACAAATGATGAAAGAGGGGCTATTAACAACCCTTCATGATAATGAGATTGCAGATTTAGTTATAACGAAAAAATTGCCATTATATTCACTCGAAAAGGAACTTCATGATACAGAAAGAGCAGTCGTAATTCGCAGGAAGGTTATATCAATAACTGCCAAAGCCCCAATCCTAGAGTCAGAAGGACTTCCTTATAGGAATTATGATTATGATAGGGTGATTGGTGCATGTTGTGAAAATGTTATTGGTTACGTTCCTCTACCAGTGGGAGTTATAGGCCCTTTGGTCATCGATAATGTCAGTTACCATATACCGATGGCGACTACTGAAGGATGTCTCGTTGCGTCTGCCATGCGTGGCTGTAAGGCCATAAATGCAGGAGGTGGAACTATCACTGTACTTACCAGAGACGGTATGACTAGAGGACCTTGCGTTCGCTTTCCATCTTTGATAAGGGCAGGCGCTTGTAAATTGTGGTTAGACTCCATTGAAGGATCAAACTTAATGAAAAATGCTTTCAACTCAACATCAAGATTTGCAAAGTTGCAACATATACAAACCACTATGGCTGGCGATCTATTATTTATTCGATTTAGGACGACAACTGGAGATGCCATGGGAATGAATATGATTTCCAAAGGTGTCGAATACTCTTTGAAGCAAATGGTGGAAGAATTCGGATGGTCTGATATGGAAATCGTCTCACTCTCCGGAAATTACTGTACTGATAAGAAATCTGCTGCAATTAATTGGATTAATGGGAGAGGTAAGAGTGTAGTGGCAGAGGCCACCATCCCTAGTAATATTGTAAAAAGAGTCTTGAAATGTGACGTTAAACCGTTAGTTGAACTCAACATCTCCAAGAATCTCGTAGGTTCTGCCGTTGCTGGCTCCTTGGGAGGATTTAATGCACACGCTTCCAATATTGTTACAGCTTTATTTTTGGCAATAGGGCAAGATCCTGCGCAAAATATAGAAAGCTCCAATTGTATTACCATAATGAAGGAGACTAAAGAGGGGCATCTTAATGTTTCAGTTTCAATGCCTTCAATTGAAGTCGGTACGATAGGGGGAGGTACAATTTTAAGGCCACAATCTACAATGCTAGACCTTCTTGGAGTCCGTGGGCCACATCCTATTCATCCAGGTGAAAATGCAAGACAACTGGCGAAAATTGTCGCAAGTGCTGTCTTAGCAGGTGAGCTGTCTCTTTGTGCCGCTCTTGCTTCAGGACACCTTGTTCAAAGTCATATGAAGCATAATCGTACTAAAGATAATAGGATGGTTGATAGTCCTTTATCGGATGTCAATAGAAGCAAGGATGATATAGCTTCACGGTAA